ATCTCTGGTTCTATCATCCAGAATTCCGCGAGATGTCTAGAAGTGTGTGAATTCTCAGCTCGAAACGTTGGTCCGAATGTATACACATCGCCCATGGAAGAGCATAGATTCTCCAGGGATAACTGACCACTCACCGTCAGGAATGCCTGCTTGCTGAAGAAATCCTTCTTGTAATCGATCAGGTATTGTGTGGGCTGAGCACTACTCTCATGTGCATTACCGCTCCGACTTTCATCTCCCCCTACATCTGCGGCATGAGTGGCTTGAATGTCTTCTctcttctttccctccttGGCCAGCTTCTTGACACGTGGAATAGCACTATAATCAGCATCCTCCCCCAAGAGCGTTGTGACAGTGAACATTTCTCCACCTCCCTCACAATCAGATGTTGTAATCAAGGGTGTGTGAATGTACAGAAAACCCCTGCTCTGGAAGAACAAGTGTGTAGCAATGGCAAGAGCATTTCTAATTCTAATAACTGAGCTAATGAAGTAACTTCGTGGTCGCAAGTGGGCTACTTCCCGTAAAAACTCTCTCCCATGGTTCTTCTTCGAAAGTGGATACTTCTGTGGATCTAAATTTTCTCCGTATAtttcaaaattgtgaatGGAATTATCCTTCAATGACAATtccacattttcttttatgagtcccttttccccctcattTTGGACAGGAGATACTATTAACTTTCCAGTGAATCGAAAACAACACCCAACACCACACTTTAGTAGTTTCTCATAATTCTGTATAGATTGATCGACAATTATTTGCAAATTTAAATGACAAGAACCATCATTTAGGTTCACAAAACAGAACCTACCTCCTCCCTGTTTCCTCACAGCTTTGCTCCAACCACACACGGTGATTATCTGgtctatatatttattttttctcgaGGTATCATTAAATTCACCTTCACTTTTCGGGACATTTAACACGTTACAGATTCGTATTCTACTTCTACAACCCGTATCCGTCACCTCAAGGAGGTTGCTCTTCGGACTCAGTAATCCCTTCGACTGTGGTTTTAactttttcatctttatCTCCTCTTCATTCGCTTCTTGAAGGGCCTTGGCCTTTTGTATAACTCCGTCATCTAGTTgaatgtccattttttttttttttttttttttttttttttttcgaaagagggggggggggggggggggggggtctCTGTTCTGATGGGAAAAGGACAACTTTAGCTAAGGCCAATTGATCAAGTTGactaaatggaataaaaaggtgTGGGGTTCCTATCCGACGGGGAGAACAGTCAGGATAATACCTTAGCTTTCTCTTTATTATTCCTTTGGAGGTAGGCTTGCGTGAATTTCCTTTACGCTTCGGGGATCCACTTCCCCTATTGCGCACACGTCAGGCACACGAGTTGTGTATCACTTGGAGTTCTTTTCCGCAATGGAGCAGTGCACCTACAGGCCGATCAACTGCGCTGCACGATGACGAACTTTTCCTTCCGCATGCCTTCAAACCTATCGCCACGCCTATCTTCACGTAGAGAGGGCTACAACAGAAATGGAGCCGCCTTTCAAAACTTGCTAACTTGCTCTTCTTGTTCTTATTTGTTACTTATTCTTCCGTAAGGAGAGGAACTAGcataaaggcaaaaaaaaaaaaaaaaaaagagaaaacctTTTAAGCATCACTCAactgatggaaaaaaaaaaataaaaaaaaaaaaattgcacaaatatatataatattcttTTAAAACAATTTTGTGCTCGTAAAAGGTTCGCTCCTCCTGGTTCAACATGCgtaattttcttcccatgGTGGTATTCACTTCCGCGTGGGAAGAAAAGTTTATTGGAGGCGGGGTGTATTCAAATGGAACCCTGCTggaaggagtttttttttttttttttttttttttttttttaatctgccattttattcatcctaccttttcatttctcttaaaaaaaagaggtgcaCTCTGTCGATCGTTCATTTATctgaatttcttttccctgACTCTCCTCGAAGAATCCCCAACTTTTTACCTCTTTTCCAACACACCTGTCcccctttatttatttcgctCTGCTCCTGCATATGCTTGCTACACGTTTATGCATTCATATATGCCATATGGTATGTGCTTATTTTCCACCTTTCCAGTGTAATGTTCGTTACGAGGTTGGCGTTCCGACGAGGACACACAACTTCTGTGGGTAAGGGTGAACCCCATTAACCAACACACCATACAACAACGACAGCCCAAAGCGCCTCACACTTTATCGCAGAGAAGTTATCCTTCGCAGATTGCATCGTTCATGCCGCGCCACAACATAACCACGTATGATCATCACCTGCATGTTCATCTTTGGGCTAGAAATTGTAACAAGTGGGAGCAGTCTTTCGATTTACTTAACATCTTTGAAGATCCATTGGGGGCATCCACCTGGGCCCTTCTTCCCATTCGTTCTTTCGAATGGTTTGTACACCCGCGcatgaaaaggaacaacgtggggattaaaaaaaaaaaaaaaaaaaaaaattcggcATTATATAGGATActtaaaaaaggacgaaaacaaaaaggggacacttAAAAATGTGCTATAACACGATGGCGAAGACACGGGGCCGAACAAACACTTGCGCGACACAGACGAGGAACGAACTGATCAAACGAACTGATCAAACGAACTGATCAAACGAACTGATCAAACGAACTGATCAAACGAACTGATCAAACGAACTGATCAAACGAACTGATCAAACGAACTGATCAAACGAACTGATCAAACGAACTGATCAAACGAACTGATCAAACGAACTGATCAAACGAACTGATCAAACGAACTGATCAAACGAACTGATCAAACGAACTGATCAAACGAACTGATCAAACGAACTGATCAAACGAACTGATCAAACGAACTGATCAAACGCACTGTACCAAAGTGTCGCTCTCCACCACGCACGTCTCGCGCAACATGTCCAAATACTcggaccaaaaaaaaaaggacttACGCTTCTGCCTATTTCTATGCAGGCACCTCTTCAGAATATACCTGACGGGGGGTGCAATGGCTCTGCTGATGGCAAGCTTCTTTCCAGCATAGCCAACGCATGCAATAATATCCAAAGGGTGTTTCAGTTCCCGAAAGGGGATTTGCCTATGTACCATTTCCCATAAAATTACTCCAAAGGAGTATACATCTGCCTGTTCAGTGTATCCTTCACCTCTTAAAATTTCTGGAGCTGTCCATTGGTATGTACCAACAATTCCAAGAAACCTCGGCTTCTTAGTAAAGTTATGTACAGATAATCCAAAGtcacaaattttaatttcccccGACATGGATAACAAAATATTTGATGATTTTAAATCACAATGTAAAATACCCTTGTAGTGCAGAAAGCACATAAAGGCGgcaatttcttttcccatttttatgatGTCTCTTAATTCTATTTTTACCTTATGCTTATGTATTAGGTCAAATATGCTTCCACAGTTTATATATTCTAGAGCAATTCCTTGGGGGTATTTTAGTGCACCTAGGAATAGGGAAACGTTAGGGTGCCTTAAGGTCGACAAAATATCCATTTCGGAGAAAAACTCATAACTatactttttattattacatatttttaatgcTATATTGTTAACTGAATATTTCATGCAAAAATAGTCATCATTGTATGTTAATAATTTATCtccatatatacatctgtaCACATTGCTATAACCTCCCCTGCCTATTAAATTTAGGTAGTGtaatttattcttcttaAGAAGGAATGCGTCCTCTTGGATGACATTGCCATTTACTCTTCTGCTCCTCTTTCTGTACTTATACTTTTCCCTCAGTCGTAGAAGAATCTGCACACACAGTATTACGTACTTCTTTACTACCTTGTCGTGTAGACCCAtacattttaataatttctcTTCCATATATTTTAGGCAATAACCGTCCATCTCATTTCGTATAAAAATTTCTATCGCCTTTTTTGGAActccaacaaaaaaaaaaaaaaaatttaattcaaATACATCCCAGTATACACAGTTCTGTGCACATGACAgacatctttttttcttcttcttccttaacCATCTTGGAAGAAgattttctatttctttcctcagctcatcatcatcactcCTTTGCTTCAAAAATGGGTTACTATTACCGTTATCCCCTTTGTGGTTAACCTTCTTCCTGTCATGTGCAGCTGTCTCCATatcttcattccctttcacGGGATGCCTACTATCGGGCCCACTGATCACGCCGCTTATTACACTTTTCAGAGTGTTCTTACAACCGTCATTATTCACCTCCACCAGATTgatcttttccctcctccccAACTTTCCACCACTTTTTCTATTGATTCTATTACTACCTCCGCTTGTGCTGCTCTCCCCCCCGAGGATTTCCCCCATCATCTCACGTCTCACCTGGGTAACGGTAACACGGGGTACACCCGAGCAGTTCCCATCGGCGCGCTCTTCCTCTGAGTCCTTGCTTTCCATGTTGCTCACCACGGTGGGAGTTTCTATACTCTGCTCACTGAACTGGTCGTTAGCGAATTTTCCTTCAGCCGCAATGCCACCGGCGTTTTCCTTCTGGAGGATTTGCTGCCCCATTCCCATCACATATaccttatttccttcctccttctctacCATCACGCAAATGCCATCCTCGGCAGTGGACAAGTCCCTTAAATTATCACCCTGTGTGCTCCTCAAATTTGCGTTGCTGCACATGGCACAATCCTCATTTGGTAGAAGTTCCTCCCTCTTTTCAAGCCAATCCGTTTCTTGAATAACTCCTCGGCCACTGACATACGCCATGTTATTGCTGCATCCACTTCCATCACGAGGTACACTTCCCTCACATATTTCCAACCTACCTTTCTCTGTATCACGCGTGGTCTCTTCATTGGAGATACCATTtacccatttattttttccaagagGTTCCATCAGCATCTTCTCCATTTCCAAATTTCCAAACTtgttgtgaatttttttaatgggaaaattatctgtttgttccttttcgcGTTTGTCACTAGGTGTTTCGTCCATTGAGCCATTCTGTGCAGACGTGACACCTCGTACTTTGCTCTTCCTACCATTAGGGCAAAACTTATTTctgtcttttttctcctgtccattttttaacgTACTTTTTGGGAATTTCTCCCCTTTGCTCTCCCCCATGTATACTTCCTTTGTATGTGCAGAATGGGAAAAGAGCTCTCgcgaattttccttctttactttgTTCACTAACTGTTGGTAAAAGTGGACGTAGCTGAAAATGTTGTACTTGTACTGGTTCTCTATGAAGGAATGCACGCTTCGTTCCCTTCTGTTCTTTCCATTCAATTCGGTATTTCCATTGGTaggattttcttcttcaacgACGCCTCCGTCAAGGTAACACCCATTTGTTGCGTTATCATCATATTCACTCTCCTTGGATgctccttccattttgacCCTATCTCTTCTGCGTGGGCGCGCTTTGTGCGCCCCCCCCTTCTtatcccttcctttctcctgaAAAGACGCAGCCAATCTGTACTTGTCATATTGGGGCGGAATATTATTAACcgcagaaaataaaatatctttatatattatttcgttcctcAGAAATATACAGCTGTACATAGCATACGTGTTGTAGTCAATTAAAATTCCATTTCCAtgtcttttcccttctctgTACCCCCCTATGTAAATATACCTATTATCATGAAGGCAGACATTTCCTTGTGCAAATTCGTCTTCGCTATTTCggtcatcatttttttttctctgtttgTAACTATGGCTATGCAAGCAACAGAGAAGCTCCGATCCAACCAAGtgtttttcatcattctggAAGAGCCCCTCGTATTTGTTTCCATTGTTGTTGATTGCAATTCCccatccgtttttttttttattttttatgcctCCTATGTACACCCCTCTGTTTGTTCTCAAGTAACGatattcccattttgttctttttcccatGTCATTTTTCGTGAAATTTTTGGcaactttcccctttttttttttccacaacaCATTTTACTTGTTATTGTTACGTCCTCTGTGAGCATACGCAAGAGGGTCTTCGCACAAGCGGAAATTCCGTCACACCACCTGCCTACCTGAGTACGtaaatgtgtgtatacatacgcaGGTATATCTGTGCATATGAACACCCTCCCCCTGGGCGCTTGCAATATAGCCGAAGTTCGTCCCCAGTGTGTACGTGCGGATGCTAATGCAGTTACAAATGATGCCTATTTTTGTGCAAAGATCTATCTGCTTAAAACGCGCTCAGTTGTTCGGCTGTTTAGGCTGTCCCGAAGGTGCGAACGATTATATCCTCCGTTTGCCCTATTCTGAACTACGTTGTTCCTTTATTCCTCGCAAAAGCCGATATCCTtcaaatgtaaaaaaggtAGGAACTTTTGCAAAGTTGCGATTGTTTGCTCTCATAGAAAGCTAAAAAATGTTATGAACAAAGCTAAAATTGTCATacttttttacctgaacagtaagggagaaaaaaaaaaaaaaaaaaaaaaaaaaaaaaaaaaaaagctagttAAAACGTTTTAATCGCAGAACATGATGAGAACATTTTGAATAAGTTATCTCACCCAACAGCGGTACTACTACAAACGtcacatttaaaaagaaaaaaatgtgtacttaTAGGGAGCAAATGCTAAAATATATTCGTCAtgatttaaagaaaaatgcattttaCACCATCTGTGATGTAACGCTTAAGGAATCATTTATACATGGTACAAGTCACgtcaagaaaaaagaagaaaaaaaaaaaaaaacgaacagcATGATCTACCTATGCAAGGGTAATGAACATTTGCTAGGCTAATCATTTTAATGGCaacccttttcttttctttttttttttccctccccctttttttaatgcatCATAATTTGCGAAAAGGGTAGCACGGACGCAATAAAATGGGCAAATCTAAATGTGCGATTCTTCAAACAATTTTGCGAATATGTTGTTGTTTTGCATATACAGGAGGATATTTCGTGGAAGAAACTGAAACTCgggcatgtgtacatatgcatgacCTCCACCACATTTAAAAACACCAATCATAGgaataaatttaattttatgttGGAAAAAGCACATACACACAGACACACTGTGCCCTCCTTTCTGTACGTATCAAAATGGTTGTACAGTCACACGTGTGCGTCTCACccacattattttttccaacccCCCTGGTGAGCGTTTCCACTTGATATTAAGCTGGATAAGATCCCTTTCATGCAAGAagttactttccttttttttttgtactacAAATTTGCtaacacttaaaaaaaaaatagaacacAAAAGGTTTTGTTTCGTTTTTACGAATTCCTCAAAAAGtgcatgaaatattttaattaataaaaaaaaaaaaaaaagaaaaaaaaaaaaagaagaagaattccaTCACACAGTTGTACTGGCTATGAACCACAAAAATATGCAATATGTATTCCCACACGTGATGGCAGTGGTGACACTGGTGAGAAACGCAAATATAAACACACGATATAAAAGTGTGAATAAAGACTCGCCAGGTAGTCAGACCAACTTGGCCAGAGAAAAACTGCATCAGAACAAGTAGCCATAATACTTGGCCTTTCTGTACCTTTTCTGCaaatgttcagaaaaaacaacaaataaatcagaaaaattatacaaGATTTTTGCAGTCAGGGAGAGGGAATATATTCTACAAACACTTTCCAaataaacaatttttattttttttaaaaaaatatattttctgaaTAAGAGGGAAAATGCAACAGGCAGACATGTTCCTGGGCCATTCATCATCAACACTTTcatgttgttcattttgtgtgttaaaaataaacaataaATGAATGCAAAAACTAGTTTTATTGATGACCGTATGTACGACTCACCAACATTTCGGCATCTTGGGATTGCAAAGAAATCCTTTTTGTATTCCTTTAAAGCATTTTCTGCCTTTTCCCTACTTAATGGATCATTATTTGcgtaaaaaaagtgaaaacttATGTTGCCATCTTTGATGAGCTTCAATATCTGTAACATCTCGAATGTGTGACCTCCCGAGCCCAGGACCACTCCAATTTCGACAGGACCATTTTGTCTTTCGCTTGTATTATAGCTcagtttatttttcaaaaaggtaaaaatgaaccacacaagaaaaaatgcgTTTAAACAGGCTACAGCGAGCAacatgttttttcttttttttctttcctcctttgcgTTATGTGCGTTATTTTTTGGAGGTATCCCATAGCTTTACAGTGCCATCATTCTGGTGGAGacgggttaaaaaaaaaaaaaaaaaaaaaaaaacaggcaGGCAGGCAGTGAGTGAGTGGTAAATATGGATATGTACAATGCCCCCCACATAGGCAAAAAGGGTACTACTCGTGTTTTACTTAAGTCGTAGAATATTATCCTTTCCTTTGCGGTTGCGCATAGGAAGGCATACGTGTAGTGTGCACGTATACACGAATATGCAGACATGAGCATATGCGTTTGTTGACactcctcctccttccttcGCGTCGTGCTCGAGCTCTCAACTTACCGCCCATGTAACAAAACGGGATGTGCCTGGCATGGGGAGGACTCCAAAAATCTCATCCTGATGGGCATCCATTATTTTGTTTACAAGCTAATAATCAGAAGGGTGTGATATGTATGAGTAGCAGTTTTTgtggtaattatttttttatgccccATGgcatttgcactttttttaaatggcgCACTGCACTTTCTGAGTATGTTCGTTCCCATAAGAGCTAACGCGAACAACGCGTACCTGTAAATCGTCCTGCTTCAGAATTAACACATTGCACCCAGAAGTTGTGATGATGTGATTCGAATCACCCGACAGGCCTAgcgcaaagaaaaaacaaatggataaataaatattttatgtgaaaaaaaaaaaaaaaaaaaaaaaaaaaagtggtatAACTGTAAAGCGCGAGCAACATATACGTGGTCGTGGCCTTACACATTCTGGAGAAATCTCCTAAGTGATATTCCTTCAAATCCTTTTTGTACAAAATTTTGGACTCCTCTTGGAGCTGCAAGAAAGCAGTGGAAAGAATTACTTGGCAGTGACACGCaaacatgtgtacatgtgcaaATAGTTACTTccgcatatacacatgtacatgtaacAGAAATGCGCTCTTACCTTATAGCGCACGTTCAAATTATACGTAGCGAGAATTCCATTCTTGTCAATTAGGAATGCCTTTTCCTCGTTGTCACTGAAGCAGACACACTTGGTTCCCGAACTGGTTTTTAAATCCATGACTTTGTCTATGctgtgaaaataattttccttttcttttatctcAAAAATTTTGATATCAGGGGACCAACAGGCGACTGCGAAGAATCTACACGGGGCggggggaggagggggggagatACAGTACGTAGAAATGGTGACACGGAAAAGGCGAGAGAGATAAAATATGTTTCTTCGGATAAGACCCAATTTGGGAATACGCCCGATACTCACCTAGCCATCTTCGAAACAGCATAGTCGTAATTATAAACCTGTTTGATGCTGACGATTTTTAAAAGATCTCCCTTCATGTCCCATATTTTTACCTCCGTCTCATCCAACTCCGATCCGGTAATTATAAAAGAGCTTTTATGAATGTACAGGAATTTCACATCTTTCTTGTGCAATTCTGTTTTCCCTTCCAGTGATGGAGAAATGCTTTTGATACTTTGTTCCACTTTtcctattttaaaaattcgtAGCGTTGAGTATAATTCGTTCACCCCTGCCAGATATGTTGCCTCTTCGTTTATGGCTATGCAACTGTACACCTCGTCTAGATTTTTGCTTAGGGTTATTTTGTTCGAACCATCTTTGCCAATCTTGTGGAATTGCAAATTACCGTTGTTGCAGCTGATGGCAATTGTTCCtacagggggaggggggagtgAGGGGAGCAGTAAACCAGGGTGGAAATTAAGCCGGGTGGAAATTAAGCCGGGTGGAAATTAAGCCGGGTGGAAATTAAGCCGGGTTTAAATATACCCCGGTAGAGCAACGGTGTGGACAGGTCAGACTAACTCTCAGTGATAACGCAAAGCCATAAcatatgataaaaaaaaaaaaaaaaaaaaaaatggttccTCGCTTTCAGTAGATTGCGTTTCTCTTATTCCACCTACCACATTCTCCATTTAGGCATACACTTACGGGGTAGTTATTACCCTTGAGCGAAAAAACAGTTTTATCAAACATCACATGCGGAGTTCTTCTGTCTACACTTCTGTGCGTATTGGCAACACATTTTGTAGTAccattatcttttttttttttttttttaggggcTTCTTTACCTTTGCCCTTAACTTTATCATTGCCCCTTTGGATCGCTTTAGCATTTCCACTTGTACCCTGCAGGGCTCTTAGCAATATTGTAAGCGCGATGAGGAAAATGCTGAAGAGAATTATTATTCCCATCATTTTTAGTGGAGGGGGAACTGCCTTTATAAGAGGGGACCTTGGCGCAGGAGCTCTCGCGCGTTTTCCGTTCGCCAATTCCTTATTACTTTGtttgcaccttttttttttttacactatTTTATCACTTTTGAGAAACACAGCTAGTAGCAAATTATTTCCTCTCCTCTTGGATAACAATGAACCGAATCTTCTTCATGAACCCAAGTAGGACGTAAAtcaaatttttaacaaaaaggaaaaaaaaaaaaaaaaaaaaaaaaaaaaaaaaaagttaataaGAAAAAGGCTGTGGTATATCCCCCCACCACCCAAAAGGTCACTTTGGTGCGTGCGGAAAATACACGCAACGGCTGCACGGTGTAGAAAAGAGAACGGAACGAGGAAGGCGTTAGAGGaacgtaaaaaatggaaaagcggCAGTCCGTTTTTGCCCAAGTTGCAGCTCGTTAAAATTGCTCTAAGCGTGCacggaaattaaaaaaaaaaaacaaaaaaaaagtgatgcaCCCAACGGAATTGcccaaagggagaaatataCAATGCAGcttaaacgaaaaaaaaaaaaaaaaaaaaaaaaaaaaaaaattagcaaaaaagcaaacaaacACTACAGAACAAGCCATTCATAAAATAACCAGGCGATATAGAGATATACACAACGGGTGAGGGGAGGGAGTTTCCCCAATTGGGGAAAAAACGCAGAAACGTTAACAATTCCGCGTATGCCTGGGAATATATGTAACTACGTATGACATGCGCGTATTTTGCCATTGAATGTGTGAACTGTACATTTTGGagaaatttttgcaaaacgaaaatgaaataaaacatGCGTACGTattatgaacaaattaatttaaaagaaGTATATAGACATAcacacagttttttttttttttttttttttttttttttttttttttgagcagaTAAGGTGTGCTCGTTTGGGGGACAGAATAATTACATGTGCCCAAATGTAGGCCCCCCTCCCCGTTGgtaaattttacaaaaatgtgcgCATCCGCAACTTTCCGCTtctacacaaaaaaaaaaaaaaaaaataataataataataataaaaggaCGAATGAACGGCAAATAGGGGTAACACATCCTGTGAAACATGAAGCGATGTTTTCAAATGTGCCTCCCTCTTCatgacacttttttttttttttaaccctcgGCAAACTGCACCGCCATATGATGCTTATCTGTCCACCGTGATTATTGCGCTCTTCTTCCCCAAATCCTCATCCAGAATTTTGGGGACCTTCTTGGTGTGAGTATTTTGACCGAAGAAGTTTTCCGCAATGTACATATCCTGGTAATTGTAATAgttaaagttttttttcctcagcTTTTTTCTGCAGtagtaaaaaattatatacttGTAAATAATGTCATTCATGGTGCTTTTATTTAAAAGGTACAAATTTTctctgaagaaaaaatcaattattttaatattGTAACATGTGCTTGGTGCGAGACGACTGACAGTTGTATTTTCGTAAATCTTATGAAGGATATAATTGTTGATGAGCTTAAAATCTACAATGCGTGTATTATGTAAGTCAATTATAAAGTGTAAATTTcgaaagaatatttttttcaattcatttTGGCAATATATGTTAAACCAGAAATGGTCCACTTTGCAAATGTCAAAATGTTTAAGTGTGTAACAAaattttcgtaatttttttttttttttcacaattatatatttgtaaTGATTACTAAAAATTTTACTTAAATTATACTTGtagatattttttaaaattttgaaattttttatattcatttttttctcagaaaccatgttaaaaattttcgcaAAGTGGATGTGTGAAAAGTACTTTTCTGAGTTGTATGCACTCGAACTATACATTTTTCCCGCTCCTTCTAGAAGTGCTACTTTCTTTAATAAGACCTCCTTGGCGTGAACGTAATTCTGCTTGTGTCTTCTGAAAGATTCTTCCTTGATTCCGCTTGCCACGGAGAGGGACGAGTTCCTACACAATGTTTCGCTCAGAATGGCGCTGTTGTATCCGCGGTGGTAACTTTCAATGGAAtccttttgttccttctttcgcTCATTTTCAAATGCAGAGTTCGCCGTCACTCCATTGGCGAAGTCCTTCACGTACAAATTTCCGTAATCGCTCGTGTGTTCGATGTCGTAGTAGTATGTGTAATCTGAAGTAACACCACTATTGTAAGAAGACGACCCATCGGTCAGATGGCCACCTGCATCACCCTTACGGTAATGGTTTCCCAGTTCAACATGGGGATACCTAACTTCCGAATTTGATCCACCAACGGTGCCTTCTCCCTCTGCACAAATGCCATCACTCAACATGGTACGTAAGGAAGTTCTACTAAGCTTCTTCCACCTATTTCCcaaattaatattttcctcaaaatttttttcgtaaaaattaTACTTACCCTTTTGgtaacttttaaaaaaaatttctacatTGGGGAAAATGGATAGTGTGTCAAAATTGGTGggttccttttctccttccttggTGCGATCGATTTCGTCGCTGCGGTGGATGGGTGGATGGGGATAGACGTCACTGTTCCTCTTACGCTCATCGGGGAGTTTGTCACTAGTAATCCTTCCTACAATAGTGGGCGGATGGGACGATACGGGAAGAGACCACCCTGAGTTGAAATCTACGAACGAAGAgggaatcttctttttctcgtGGTCTGTTAACTTCTTGTCTATGTTCAAAATGGTCAGTTTGTGTGTTTCATGTTGGTCGTTCCCCCCCTTAATCATTTCCACCTTGCAATCCACTGGATCTGATTGGTACTCCTTTGAGATATTTTTCCTCGGATTAAGATGATCCTTTCTATGGTTAGAATGATCTTCCACTAAGAAATGGTTAACTGGttgctcatttttcttctcctccatttttgAAGTGGACAACAGGTTTATTATTTCACGCGATTTCTCGTCCACTTTGTCAGTCTGCTCCTTTTCGATGGACCCCTCACTAGGCTGGGTTGCTTTACAACCCTCTTCCGACCCCTGGTGTGCAGGGTTATCCAcctcctctt
This genomic window from Plasmodium knowlesi strain H genome assembly, chromosome: 4 contains:
- a CDS encoding tyrosine kinase-like protein, putative; amino-acid sequence: MGKRTKWEYRYLRTNRGVYIGGIKNKKKNGWGIAINNNGNKYEGLFQNDEKHLVGSELLCCLHSHSYKQRKKNDDRNSEDEFAQGNVCLHDNRYIYIGGYREGKRHGNGILIDYNTYAMYSCIFLRNEIIYKDILFSAVNNIPPQYDKYRLAASFQEKGRDKKGGAHKARPRRRDRVKMEGASKESEYDDNATNGCYLDGGVVEEENPTNGNTELNGKNRRERSVHSFIENQYKYNIFSYVHFYQQLVNKVKKENSRELFSHSAHTKEVYMGESKGEKFPKSTLKNGQEKKDRNKFCPNGRKSKVRGVTSAQNGSMDETPSDKREKEQTDNFPIKKIHNKFGNLEMEKMLMEPLGKNKWVNGISNEETTRDTEKGRLEICEGSVPRDGSGCSNNMAYVSGRGVIQETDWLEKREELLPNEDCAMCSNANLRSTQGDNLRDLSTAEDGICVMVEKEEGNKVYVMGMGQQILQKENAGGIAAEGKFANDQFSEQSIETPTVVSNMESKDSEEERADGNCSGVPRVTVTQVRREMMGEILGGESSTSGGSNRINRKSGGKLGRREKINLVEVNNDGCKNTLKSVISGVISGPDSRHPVKGNEDMETAAHDRKKVNHKGDNGNSNPFLKQRSDDDELRKEIENLLPRWLRKKKKKRCLSCAQNCVYWDVFELNFFFFFVGVPKKAIEIFIRNEMDGYCLKYMEEKLLKCMGLHDKVVKKYVILCVQILLRLREKYKYRKRSRRVNGNVIQEDAFLLKKNKLHYLNLIGRGGYSNVYRCIYGDKLLTYNDDYFCMKYSVNNIALKICNNKKYSYEFFSEMDILSTLRHPNVSLFLGALKYPQGIALEYINCGSIFDLIHKHKVKIELRDIIKMGKEIAAFMCFLHYKGILHCDLKSSNILLSMSGEIKICDFGLSVHNFTKKPRFLGIVGTYQWTAPEILRGEGYTEQADVYSFGVILWEMVHRQIPFRELKHPLDIIACVGYAGKKLAISRAIAPPVRYILKRCLHRNRQKRKSFFFWSEYLDMLRETCVVESDTLVQCV
- a CDS encoding asparagine--tRNA ligase, putative: MDIQLDDGVIQKAKALQEANEEEIKMKKLKPQSKGLLSPKSNLLEVTDTGCRSRIRICNVLNVPKSEGEFNDTSRKNKYIDQIITVCGWSKAVRKQGGGRFCFVNLNDGSCHLNLQIIVDQSIQNYEKLLKCGVGCCFRFTGKLIVSPVQNEGEKGLIKENVELSLKDNSIHNFEIYGENLDPQKYPLSKKNHGREFLREVAHLRPRSYFISSVIRIRNALAIATHLFFQSRGFLYIHTPLITTSDCEGGGEMFTVTTLLGEDADYSAIPRVKKLAKEGKKREDIQATHAADVGGDESRSGNAHESSAQPTQYLIDYKKDFFSKQAFLTVSGQLSLENLCSSMGDVYTFGPTFRAENSHTSRHLAEFWMIEPEIAFADLYDNMELAESYIKYCIGYVLSNHFDDIYYFEKNVENGLISRLKNVLDEKFAKITYTNVIDLLLPYSEKFEVPVKWGMDLQSEHERFVAEQIFKKPVIVYNYPKDLKAFYMKLNEDQKTVAAMDVLVPKIGEVIGGSQREDNLERLDKMILEKKLNMESYWWYRQLRKFGSHPHAGFGLGFERLIMLVTGVDNIKDTIPFPRYPGHAEF
- a CDS encoding WD repeat-containing protein, putative — protein: MMGIIILFSIFLIALTILLRALQGTSGNAKAIQRGNDKVKGKGKEAPKKKKKKDNGTTKCVANTHRSVDRRTPHVMFDKTVFSLKGNNYPVSVCLNGECGTIAISCNNGNLQFHKIGKDGSNKITLSKNLDEVYSCIAINEEATYLAGVNELYSTLRIFKIGKVEQSIKSISPSLEGKTELHKKDVKFLYIHKSSFIITGSELDETEVKIWDMKGDLLKIVSIKQVYNYDYAVSKMARFFAVACWSPDIKIFEIKEKENYFHSIDKVMDLKTSSGTKCVCFSDNEEKAFLIDKNGILATYNLNVRYKLQEESKILYKKDLKEYHLGDFSRMCLSGDSNHIITTSGCNVLILKQDDLQLVNKIMDAHQDEIFGVLPMPGTSRFVTWANDGTVKLWDTSKK
- a CDS encoding UDP-N-acetylglucosamine transferase subunit ALG14, putative, which translates into the protein MLLAVACLNAFFLVWFIFTFLKNKLSYNTSERQNGPVEIGVVLGSGGHTFEMLQILKLIKDGNISFHFFYANNDPLSREKAENALKEYKKDFFAIPRCRNVGESYIRSSIKLVFAFIYCLFLTHKMNNMKVLMMNGPGTCLPVAFSLLFRKYIFLKKIKIVYLESVCRIYSLSLTAKILYNFSDLFVVFSEHLQKRYRKAKYYGYLF